The Chitinophagales bacterium region TAAAGCACAATCTCCTCTTTGCTGCAAGGCATTCGTATAAAGGTATTCTTACATTCGGAGGGCAATACTCAAATCATATTCATGCTGCCGCGGGAGCTGCTAATTTGCTTGGAATGCAAAGCGTGGGAATTATTGCAGGAGCCAATGCGCACAAACTTACTCCAACTTTACAATTTGCATTGGAGCAAAACATGCAATTGCATTTTGTGAGTCGCCATACTTACCGCGCTAAACACGAACCGGAACAAATAAAAGAGTGGCAACAATTGTTTCCCAATTACCTAATTGTGCCTGAGGGTGGAACCAATCTGCTAGCCGTAAAAGGAACATCAGAAATTTGTACGCTTATTAAAGAACCCTTTGATTATGTTGTAACTGCTTGTGGCACAGGCGGCACTTTGGCCGGATTAGCCAATAGTGTAGAAAAGCACCAAACAGCCATTGGCATTTCGGTATTGAAAGGAGACGATTTACTTACGCCTGCTATTGAAACTCTTATTGGTTCAAACAAAAATTTTCGTGTAATTACAGGTTATCATGGTGGCGGGTATGCAAAAGTTTCACCGGAGCTAGTTTGCTTTATCAGAACTTTTTATAGCCAAACAGGAATACTATTGGAGCAAGTGTACACCGCCAAAATGCTTATGGCTGTTATTGATTTGGCAAAACAACACTTTTTTAAGAAGAACAGCACCTTGGTTTTGTTGCATACGGGTGGTTTGCAAGGCTTAGACACATCTATTGTAAGCATTTAGTTTTGGAATATCGGTTGTGTTTTTTCTAAAACCTTTTACTGTGGCGGGTTCTGAATGTTTTTCATGTAATGGAAGAGGCAAGTGGGTTGCAAACAGCATAACCTTACTTCTACGGCAATGCACTAAAAAAGGTTACATCTAATTATCTTGAATGCACGGGTTTTAAAACCAATAAGTTATTGATTATCAATTGTATTTGTTTTTAATTAGTGAAATAACAAACTCAACAATATGCTTAATGTGTAAAACACAAGGGGTGTTTGGCAACCTATGTTTGCATCATGTAAACGATATTGTTTACAGGGCACAAAAAAATCTGAATTATGGAACTATTATTTGCAATCCTTATCTCGTTCGCATTGGGTGGAGGCGATGGCGCTAACATTACCGGAGGTTATGGCGATCTTTTCTACAAAGATTTAACTGCCGAAGAGCAAAAGAAATTTGATGAGATAACCATTACCGGAGGTTATGGCGATCTTTTCTTTAAAAACTTATCGGATGCTGAGCAAAAAGAATTAGCAAAACTGACCATCACCGGAGGCTATGGCGATTTGTTCTTTAAAGATGGCGCCAACATTACCGGAGGTTATGGCGATTTGTTCTTAAAAACACTCGAGCAATTGAGAGACGAACAGAAGTAAGATTTTAGGGGTAATACAGAATGAAAAAAAGCGGGTCGAATGGCTCGCTTTTTTCGTTTTGATATAGGTTATATTAAGAATCTTCCATTTTGGTAAATCAGTTCTCCATCGGCATAAATTTCGCCTCCGGTTTTCATGTCGGTAATCATATCCCAGTGAACGGTACTTTCATTTTTTCCTCCGCATTGCTGGTAACTTTGTCCGACAGCCATGTGTATGCTTCCTCCAATTTTTTCATCAAATAAAATATTGCGGGTGGTGCGTTGTATGTTAAAGTTGGTGCCAATAGCCACTTCGCCCCAAAATTTTGCACCGGGAACGGCAAATACTTTGTCTAATACATCTTGTCCTTTTTCTGCTTTCCATGAAACTATTTCGCCATTCTTTACTTCAAGCGAAATGCCTTCTACATCTTTTCCCATATAAATGGCAGGGTAGGAGAAATATACTTTACCATTTACACTGTCTTCAATCGGTGCGCTAAAAACTTCGCCACTGGGCATATTGGCGCGGCCATCGCTGTTTATCCATTTTCTTCCTTTAACCGAGAAGGTAATATCTATATTAGGTCCTTTATAGTGTACTTTGTCGGCTTTGTTTAAACGTTCAACATAAGCTGCTTGTGTTTGGCGCATTTCTAACCATTTGCTTACGGGGTTTTCCTCATATAAATAGCAAGATTGGAAAACAAACTGTTCGTATTCCTCTAAGCTCATTTCTGCATCATCTGCTCCGGCTTGGGTTGGGTATTGGCATAAGCAGCGCCTCATGCTTCCATTGCCTGTGCGTTCAAAATATAGTCGGTTTAAATCCTTTTGTGCCTCTTGGAAAATCTTGTATTTCTCGGCATCCACTACTTCTTTTTCATCATCGCCTTTTGTAAAGGGCGCACGGATATTTAGGTAGCAATCGAAGGTTTCAAATGCAACTTTGCGCATAGGGTTTATCCATTGCAACTGATGCTTTTCTCCGTATTGGAGCACATTTACATCGGTAAGGTTTATATCAATACTAAGTGCAGGATGTCCACCTGCTTTGTAAACTTCTTTGAGTACTTCCTTTAAGAGTGGCTCTGCTAAGTACGAAGAGGCAATGTAAACGGTATCGTTGGGTTTAACTTCTAAGCAATAATTCACTAAAAGTGATGCGTATTTTTCTAGAATTTTTTGTTCAGGCATTTTGTAAAAGATAGGCGGCAATGATACACAAAAAGGAAATATACGCGGAAGTAGGCTGTAAGTTATTTATGCAGTTTTATGAACCCAAAAAAAATCTTTCAGAATGAAAACCTTCTGTTTTCTTCGCACATCTTTTTAGTGTACGTATGAAGTTCTTACCATTGCTTGTTGCTTGCTTTTATTTAGGAGGCATTTCTGCACAAATTAGTTTTAAATTAAGTGTTGTCAATACCAATTGTGTTGCCAATGGTGGTGCAGCTTCGGTAGTGCTAGATACAGGGAAAGTGCAAAGTGTATTGTATCAATGGAGTACTGGCGGCAATGGCAGTTCAATAAGTAACTTAGCGGCAGGAAATTATTCGGTAACTGTTTTTAATAATGCAAAAACAGATTCTTCGGTTAAAAGTTTTGTGGTAAACAATGCGGCTACTATTCTTGTTTCAACCCTACCGCAAGATACTATTTGTGCGGGAACTACTGCTGTTTTAGAAGCAAGTGCATTACCAGCGGGCGGTACATTTACTTGGAGTGGAGGTGATTTATCGGCAGCACGTACTAAAGATTCAATTCATGTACAGCCCAAAGCAGAACAAACTTATACGGTTACATATAATAGTAGTACATGTTCGGGCAGCACTACCGTAAAAGTAGTGGCAAGCCCGGTGAAGGCGCAAATTGCAGGTGTGGCACAGCCATCTTGTGGTTTGGCAAATGGTTCTATTACGGGAGCTGGCTCTGCATTTAAAGCTACTTTTACATGGTGGAAAGATGGGCAACCATTTGGCGCCAATGCTTCTATTTTAAGTAATTTGAAAGCTGGAAACTACACGTTTGCTATTTATGATGGCGTTACCGGTTGCAGCGATACTATTAAAAATATTGTGCTTGCCGATAATACTACTTATGCTTCATTAACGGCTCTTGCTACAACGCCCGATAGCTGCTTGGCAGCTCAGGGAACTGCAGCGCTTACGGTTACCGGAGGAAGCGGTAATTATACCTTTAAGTGGAGCCATTCAAATACAGTTACTGGCAGCAGTGCATCAAAACTGGCAAAGGGAAATTATAGAGTTACGGTGAGCGATGGGGTTTGCACTCCTTTTGATACTGCTATTACTATTGCCGGTCCCGATTCTGGAATTGCTGCAGTTACTTCGGTTGTAAACGACAACTGTAGTAAAGCAACAGGTAGCGCTACGGTAGTTGCTAGTGGAGGAACAGTACCATATTCATATTGGTGGAGTAATGGAGGCACTCTGGCTACTGCCAATAATTTATTGGGAGGCAATAATTATGATGTTACCATCACCGATGTGTTGGGATGCTCGGTAGTTACTTCGGTATTTGTTGGTGACATTGCTGCTCCGGCATTGGTGTTTTTTCCTTTTGATTCTCTTTGCCCCAACGCCAGCAATGGAAAACTGCAATTAAAAGCCAGCGG contains the following coding sequences:
- a CDS encoding pyridoxal-phosphate dependent enzyme, which gives rise to MIFLETALASPPLQTIEHAAFEAACLQVKLLRLDTIHPVVNGNKWFKLKHNLLFAARHSYKGILTFGGQYSNHIHAAAGAANLLGMQSVGIIAGANAHKLTPTLQFALEQNMQLHFVSRHTYRAKHEPEQIKEWQQLFPNYLIVPEGGTNLLAVKGTSEICTLIKEPFDYVVTACGTGGTLAGLANSVEKHQTAIGISVLKGDDLLTPAIETLIGSNKNFRVITGYHGGGYAKVSPELVCFIRTFYSQTGILLEQVYTAKMLMAVIDLAKQHFFKKNSTLVLLHTGGLQGLDTSIVSI
- a CDS encoding aminopeptidase, producing MPEQKILEKYASLLVNYCLEVKPNDTVYIASSYLAEPLLKEVLKEVYKAGGHPALSIDINLTDVNVLQYGEKHQLQWINPMRKVAFETFDCYLNIRAPFTKGDDEKEVVDAEKYKIFQEAQKDLNRLYFERTGNGSMRRCLCQYPTQAGADDAEMSLEEYEQFVFQSCYLYEENPVSKWLEMRQTQAAYVERLNKADKVHYKGPNIDITFSVKGRKWINSDGRANMPSGEVFSAPIEDSVNGKVYFSYPAIYMGKDVEGISLEVKNGEIVSWKAEKGQDVLDKVFAVPGAKFWGEVAIGTNFNIQRTTRNILFDEKIGGSIHMAVGQSYQQCGGKNESTVHWDMITDMKTGGEIYADGELIYQNGRFLI
- a CDS encoding gliding motility-associated C-terminal domain-containing protein; translation: MKFLPLLVACFYLGGISAQISFKLSVVNTNCVANGGAASVVLDTGKVQSVLYQWSTGGNGSSISNLAAGNYSVTVFNNAKTDSSVKSFVVNNAATILVSTLPQDTICAGTTAVLEASALPAGGTFTWSGGDLSAARTKDSIHVQPKAEQTYTVTYNSSTCSGSTTVKVVASPVKAQIAGVAQPSCGLANGSITGAGSAFKATFTWWKDGQPFGANASILSNLKAGNYTFAIYDGVTGCSDTIKNIVLADNTTYASLTALATTPDSCLAAQGTAALTVTGGSGNYTFKWSHSNTVTGSSASKLAKGNYRVTVSDGVCTPFDTAITIAGPDSGIAAVTSVVNDNCSKATGSATVVASGGTVPYSYWWSNGGTLATANNLLGGNNYDVTITDVLGCSVVTSVFVGDIAAPALVFFPFDSLCPNASNGKLQLKASGGLPPYQYQWQHNTALTASIATNLAPGTYSATVTDAGNCTAVAQVTIAAFDNPQIDLGNDTSILKGEIATLQLKTTLPITGVKWSPFTQSAENQVTAYTKPDSTTTYTVLVSYGNNGCLLSDTITIQVLNEAAEVIVPNIFTPNGDGVNDYFYVSSKAIKQFNVKVFDRWGNNVFESFDADFKWNGHNMADGTELPNGVFTYVIEFVALNNNKRELLKGSITLLR